A section of the Bacteroidales bacterium genome encodes:
- a CDS encoding RagB/SusD family nutrient uptake outer membrane protein has translation MFTILCFWLVSFNSCSDFLGLIPDNVATIEHVFAMRSEAEKFLFTCYSYMPKDGNPGQDPAMEGGDEIWRLNNQGSQFFNIARGYQNVSSPYGDNLWVSMYRALRDCNIFLQNIEQVPDMSDIEKSQWIAEVKTLKAYYHFYLVRMYGPVPLIKENLPIDAGVEEVKLFRQPVDSCFNYIVRLIDEAVKNLPLNILNKQNESGRITQTIALSFKAKVLVTAASPLFNGNEDQAALKNPDGTQLFNQSYSQEKWKIAAVACKKAIDWCDSVAIKLYIHESRYQQFKLTDTIQHQLSFRNAVCKRWNDEVIWANTQSYCAIQASAMPLMDARYIENHTIRGDYSPTLKIVEQFYSRNGVPIDEDKTWDYNNRYTLRESTDQESLHVRKGYTTVNLHFDREPRFYASIGFDGGIWYGQGVYDNTKSDELFYVQTKRGQRNAAGSDRSTVTGYFIKKLIHFENVVGSGTTYSVNGYPWPMIRLSDLYLLYAEAVNELEGPGEEVYKYINLVRERAGLPKVEDAWTQYSNSPDKYKSQDGLREIIRKERLNELAFEGQRFWDLRRWKEATTILNNPVQGWDRLQETAAAYYRKVTLFDQSFGAKDYFWPIKDENITVNRNLVQNLGW, from the coding sequence GTGTTTACCATATTGTGTTTCTGGCTGGTTTCGTTTAATTCATGTTCTGATTTTCTGGGTTTAATACCCGATAATGTAGCCACTATCGAACATGTTTTTGCTATGCGAAGCGAAGCGGAAAAGTTTTTATTTACCTGTTATTCTTATATGCCGAAGGACGGAAATCCCGGTCAGGATCCGGCTATGGAAGGTGGTGATGAAATATGGCGGCTGAACAATCAGGGGAGCCAATTTTTCAATATTGCCCGGGGATATCAGAATGTATCCAGTCCATATGGAGACAATTTGTGGGTGAGTATGTACCGTGCACTCAGGGATTGCAATATTTTTTTACAAAATATAGAACAAGTCCCGGATATGAGCGATATAGAAAAGAGCCAGTGGATTGCTGAAGTAAAAACCCTTAAAGCGTATTATCATTTTTACCTGGTCCGCATGTATGGACCGGTTCCGTTAATTAAGGAGAATCTTCCTATTGATGCTGGTGTAGAAGAAGTAAAATTATTCCGTCAGCCGGTGGACTCCTGTTTTAATTATATTGTTCGTCTTATTGATGAAGCCGTAAAAAACTTACCTTTAAATATACTGAATAAACAAAATGAGTCCGGACGTATTACCCAGACTATCGCTTTATCTTTTAAAGCAAAAGTCTTGGTTACTGCTGCCAGTCCGTTATTTAATGGAAACGAAGATCAGGCGGCACTCAAAAATCCTGATGGAACACAATTATTTAACCAATCATATTCCCAGGAAAAATGGAAGATTGCGGCGGTAGCATGTAAGAAAGCCATAGACTGGTGTGATTCCGTAGCTATCAAATTGTATATACATGAATCAAGATATCAGCAATTTAAACTTACTGATACGATCCAACATCAGCTAAGTTTCCGTAATGCTGTATGCAAACGATGGAATGATGAGGTAATCTGGGCGAATACACAGAGTTATTGTGCCATTCAAGCCAGTGCTATGCCTTTGATGGATGCTAGATATATTGAAAATCACACTATTCGTGGCGATTATTCCCCTACTTTGAAAATAGTTGAACAATTCTATTCCCGGAATGGTGTTCCTATTGATGAAGATAAGACCTGGGACTACAATAACAGGTACACTTTACGTGAAAGTACGGATCAGGAATCTTTACATGTCAGGAAGGGTTATACCACAGTGAATCTTCATTTTGACCGGGAACCGAGATTTTATGCATCTATAGGATTTGATGGTGGAATCTGGTATGGGCAGGGAGTGTACGATAATACTAAATCCGACGAGCTTTTTTATGTACAAACGAAGCGTGGACAACGGAATGCAGCCGGTAGCGACCGAAGTACGGTAACAGGTTATTTTATTAAGAAACTGATACACTTCGAAAATGTGGTGGGATCCGGAACTACTTATTCCGTAAACGGATACCCCTGGCCGATGATACGGTTAAGTGACCTGTACCTCTTGTATGCAGAAGCAGTAAATGAGTTGGAGGGACCCGGGGAAGAAGTATATAAGTACATCAACCTTGTCCGTGAACGAGCCGGATTACCTAAAGTAGAAGATGCCTGGACCCAATACTCCAATAGTCCGGATAAATATAAAAGCCAGGATGGTTTGAGGGAGATTATCCGGAAAGAAAGGTTAAATGAACTTGCGTTTGAAGGTCAGAGATTTTGGGATTTGCGTCGATGGAAAGAAGCTACCACAATATTGAATAACCCTGTGCAGGGGTGGGATAGGTTACAGGAAACAGCAGCAGCTTATTACCGGAAAGTTACCTTATTTGACCAGTCGTTTGGAGCGAAAGACTATTTCTGGCCCATCAAAGATGAAAATATTACTGTAAACAGGAATTTGGTCCAGAATTTAGGATGGTAA
- a CDS encoding TonB-dependent receptor yields the protein MHLKIFIVRFSLFITICHLTISIVTAGNVLSQGKNEKNITLSLSDQPVAVLFEALSKQTGYSFLYDEYALSKLKNINIHLESATINEVLNQISRQTHLTFQKIDDTYAVIPPAEVKNTIKVQQGIRITGTVSDHTGELLPGVNVIVRGSTLGTNTDINGEFTLNVPSDTSVLQFSFMGYHMQEIVVGNRRIIAVTLREESSEIEEVTVVAFGKQKKESVIASITTISPTKLKVPSSNLTTSFAGNIAGIISYQRSGEPGQDNADFFVRGVTTFGYKTSPLILIDGIELSTNDLARIHTDDIASFSILKDATATALYGARGANGVILVTTKQGVEGKAKLNIRMENSWSMPTQNVKLADPVTYMRLANEAVLTRDPLGITRYSDKKIAGTEAGLDPIFYPANDWRKLLFKNYAMNQRVNLNIHGGGTVARYFVSASYSRDNGILKVDDRNNFNNNINLQKYTLRSNVNIDITKSTELIVRLSGNFDNYTGPVDGGSEMYNQVMHSNPVLFPAYYPASEQYKYVNHIMFGNYDQGQYMNPYAQMVKGYKDYNRSQMIAQLDLRQDLKMFTEGLSARAMLNVTRDSYYEISRAYNPYYYELAYYDPQTKEYQLNLLNEDTGSEYLGWGQGAKTVDSDIYVEAAVDYNRTFDEKHGISGLLVFILKDKMIADAENLQETLPYRNLGVSGRATYSYDSRYFAEFNFGYNGSERFHESHRFGFFPSAGLGWSISNEAFWKPIKKTVSNLKLRATYGLAGNDAIGSAQDRFFFMSIVNMNDASKSASFGENNGSYKRNGVTIDRYANDDITWEVSEKKNIALEIGLWNKVNIIAEYFTEYREKILMDRMTIPNTTGLNTAGTYRIRANTGEASGKGTDISIDYQQSWPNSLWLTARGNFTYATSQYEVYEEPTYDEYWRFHKGNALSQSFGYIAEKLFTDEAEVANSPTQFGDYKAGDIKYLDVNRDGVITEADKVPIGNPTVPEIVYGFGFSAGYKGFDLSCFFQGLANESFWIDYAATSPFYNETQLLKDYADNYWSEDSRNIYALWPRLSTTLISNNNQTNTWFMRDGAFLRLKQVEIGYTLPQKILDKLRATTLRIYFTGTNLFLLSKFKMWDVEMGGRGLGYPLQKTFNIGLNVSF from the coding sequence ATGCATTTAAAAATATTTATTGTGCGTTTTTCGCTTTTTATTACCATTTGTCATTTGACAATTAGTATTGTTACGGCCGGAAACGTTCTTTCTCAGGGAAAAAACGAAAAAAACATCACTCTTTCACTTTCCGACCAGCCTGTTGCTGTTTTGTTTGAAGCATTAAGCAAACAAACGGGCTATAGTTTTCTTTATGATGAGTATGCTCTTTCCAAATTAAAAAACATCAATATCCATCTTGAAAGTGCGACAATCAATGAGGTATTGAATCAGATTTCCAGACAAACCCATCTTACTTTTCAGAAGATCGACGATACATATGCGGTTATTCCGCCTGCTGAAGTTAAAAATACGATAAAAGTACAGCAAGGTATCCGCATTACGGGGACTGTTTCGGACCATACAGGGGAATTACTTCCCGGAGTCAATGTCATTGTCCGTGGAAGTACATTGGGGACGAATACCGATATAAACGGAGAATTCACATTGAACGTACCCAGTGACACTTCTGTCCTTCAATTCAGTTTTATGGGTTACCATATGCAGGAAATAGTGGTGGGTAACCGGCGTATTATTGCAGTTACCCTTCGCGAAGAGTCATCTGAAATAGAGGAGGTTACTGTTGTCGCTTTTGGAAAACAAAAAAAAGAGAGTGTGATTGCTTCTATTACGACCATAAGTCCGACAAAATTGAAAGTTCCATCCAGCAACCTGACTACTTCTTTTGCGGGAAATATAGCCGGAATTATCTCATACCAGCGTAGCGGAGAACCAGGTCAGGATAATGCGGATTTTTTTGTCCGGGGGGTTACTACCTTTGGATATAAAACAAGCCCGTTGATCCTGATTGATGGGATAGAATTATCAACGAATGATTTAGCCCGGATCCATACGGATGATATTGCCAGTTTCAGTATCCTTAAAGATGCTACTGCTACTGCTCTGTATGGTGCCCGTGGTGCCAATGGTGTTATACTGGTCACTACCAAACAAGGAGTGGAAGGAAAAGCAAAATTAAACATCAGGATGGAGAATTCATGGTCTATGCCCACGCAGAATGTGAAACTGGCAGATCCTGTAACTTACATGCGATTGGCGAATGAAGCAGTATTAACTCGTGATCCATTAGGGATTACGCGTTATTCCGATAAGAAAATCGCAGGTACAGAAGCAGGCCTGGATCCGATATTTTATCCTGCCAACGACTGGCGTAAACTATTGTTCAAAAATTATGCGATGAACCAGCGGGTCAACCTGAATATACATGGAGGCGGAACTGTTGCGCGCTATTTTGTGTCAGCATCTTACAGCAGGGATAATGGAATTTTGAAAGTTGATGACCGGAATAATTTCAATAATAACATCAATTTGCAGAAGTATACATTACGTTCAAACGTGAACATCGATATTACCAAAAGTACGGAGTTGATCGTCCGCTTAAGCGGTAATTTCGATAACTATACCGGTCCGGTTGATGGCGGTAGTGAGATGTATAATCAGGTCATGCATTCCAACCCTGTATTATTTCCGGCTTATTATCCGGCTTCCGAACAGTACAAATATGTCAATCATATCATGTTCGGAAATTATGACCAGGGTCAGTACATGAATCCATATGCACAAATGGTCAAAGGATATAAAGATTACAATCGGTCTCAGATGATTGCCCAGCTGGACCTGAGACAAGACCTGAAAATGTTTACGGAAGGGCTTAGTGCCAGGGCGATGTTGAATGTGACTCGGGACTCATATTATGAAATATCGCGTGCCTATAATCCTTATTATTATGAATTGGCTTATTATGACCCACAAACAAAAGAATACCAGCTCAATTTATTGAATGAAGATACAGGGTCAGAATACCTGGGATGGGGACAGGGAGCAAAGACCGTTGATTCTGATATTTATGTGGAAGCTGCAGTAGATTATAACCGCACATTTGACGAAAAACATGGAATTAGCGGATTGTTGGTGTTTATTTTGAAAGATAAGATGATTGCAGATGCCGAAAATCTGCAGGAAACACTTCCATACAGGAATCTGGGAGTTTCCGGACGTGCCACTTATTCTTATGATAGCCGTTATTTTGCGGAGTTTAATTTTGGATACAACGGTTCGGAACGTTTCCATGAATCGCACAGATTTGGTTTTTTCCCTTCTGCCGGTTTGGGTTGGAGTATTTCTAACGAAGCGTTCTGGAAACCAATCAAAAAAACTGTATCCAATCTGAAATTAAGGGCAACATATGGGTTGGCAGGAAATGATGCCATCGGGTCGGCTCAGGACCGGTTCTTTTTCATGTCGATTGTGAACATGAATGATGCGAGTAAAAGCGCTTCATTCGGTGAGAATAACGGGTCTTATAAAAGAAATGGAGTTACGATAGACCGATATGCCAATGATGATATCACCTGGGAAGTTTCCGAAAAGAAAAATATCGCCCTGGAAATCGGACTTTGGAACAAAGTGAACATCATTGCTGAATATTTTACGGAATATCGTGAAAAAATTCTCATGGACCGTATGACCATACCTAATACTACCGGGTTGAACACTGCAGGAACGTATAGGATCCGGGCAAATACAGGAGAGGCGTCAGGAAAAGGGACGGATATTTCAATTGATTACCAGCAATCATGGCCCAATAGTTTATGGCTGACTGCCAGAGGGAACTTTACATATGCAACCAGTCAATATGAAGTATATGAAGAACCGACTTACGATGAATATTGGCGTTTTCACAAAGGGAATGCTTTATCCCAGAGTTTTGGATATATTGCTGAAAAGCTTTTTACGGATGAAGCTGAAGTGGCTAATTCACCTACACAGTTTGGAGATTATAAGGCAGGTGATATTAAATATCTTGATGTAAACAGGGATGGTGTAATCACGGAAGCAGATAAAGTTCCTATAGGGAACCCGACGGTACCTGAGATTGTATATGGTTTCGGATTTTCAGCTGGTTATAAAGGGTTTGACTTGTCTTGTTTCTTCCAGGGATTGGCCAATGAATCTTTCTGGATCGATTATGCGGCAACTTCTCCATTTTACAATGAAACCCAATTACTGAAGGATTATGCTGATAATTATTGGTCTGAAGATAGCCGGAACATATATGCGCTCTGGCCCCGGTTAAGTACAACTTTAATATCCAACAATAACCAGACCAATACCTGGTTCATGCGGGATGGTGCTTTCCTAAGGCTAAAACAGGTAGAGATCGGTTATACCCTGCCTCAAAAAATACTGGATAAATTAAGGGCAACCACATTGCGGATTTATTTTACAGGAACCAATTTATTCCTGCTGAGTAAATTTAAAATGTGGGATGTGGAAATGGGCGGAAGAGGATTAGGATATCCCTTACAAAAGACCTTTAACATCGGATTGAATGTTTCTTTTTAA